The genomic DNA TAATAACATGACTACCGTGTCTGGACCAGCGAACTTGGGAAACTACCCTGACGCCAATCTGATTATAGCCAGTTTGGCAACTACCAGTCGAACTTATTTCAATACCACCTATCGCCTCTCGACAAATAGCATAAATAGTCAATAATCTTGAATAAAAAGTCGGACTGCCAGTTATTACAGTACTACTCTGTCTAAATAAAGAATTTTGATCACGCCAAACCACACTTACAGCTTCCTCCAGATTATTAGCGGTAAAATCAAAAGACCACTCAAAAGTAACCGGATCCAAAACCGGAATAACAGTTAAATCCCCAGCACTCGCTAGTTGTCCATACCAACTATTACTGGAACCTTGAAGCCAAGAATCATCTCGCAAACTTCTAACTGCCTCTATACCTTCTCTGGCTAAATTAGTAGCCAACAATCTATCCTCCGCTTCAGCGGCGGCTCCAAAGGAAGCTGTTGTTAAACTCATTATCCCTAATAAACCAAACAAAATTATACCTATAGCCATAGTCACCTCTAAAAGACCTTGACCAGCAATATTTTTTTTATTATTACAATAATTAAACAAAAACATATACTAACTTAAATAATTTTTTTCTTAATCAATTCAATTTTTAAATCAAAACGCTTAAACATATTATTGAGTATTTACTTGTCCAGAAGCCGTGCTAACCGTAATTAATTTAGTTTCACCTGTTTGAGAATGTCGTAAGGTGATTTCCAAAGTTCCACCATTTAGTAAACCATCTAAATACCGAGCCGCTTGGGGCGGACGATAAATAAAATTCGACAAATTACTAGATTGACTGGTTTCACCTTGACGAACAACTAAATTTGTTATGGTTACATTAGTCGACAAATTATAATTACCAGTATCCACTAAACTATCACCACCAAAAGAATATAAGCCATTATCATCTAAATCAGCAAAAAAAATCAGCCGTCCAGGATTACTTAAATCAAAATTCAGACCATAACCGCCAGCGGGCACAAAACCGTTTATGGTTTGACCAGCTAAAGCGTAAACCTGAGCTTGCTGCAAAAGTGACACTACCAATAAACTGCCCTGCCGCAAATCATCCTTTTGCCGTCCGCGACTAAAATTACTCAAAGTCAAACCAGTAATCACAACAAAAATCGATACTGAAACTAATAAATCAATGATAGTAAAACCGCCAAATTGATTTTGATAATTTTTTGTCATGATTTTATTTTTAAAAACCCAAATAACCAAAATACCAACTTGCTAAATTATTTCCCCAGAACCAAGCCACCCAAGTGCTTAAAGCCAAAAAAATACCAAAAGGAATGCGACTTTTCCTATGCCATTTTTTTTGACTAAGTAAAATTAAACCAATCAAAGCGCCAGACCAATAAGCCAAAATAAGAGCCACGGCAGCGGCTTTTAAACCCAAAGAAAAGCCTAACCAAATACCTAAACGGATATCACCAGCTCCAATCCAAGCTCCCTTGGAAATATAATACTGCAAAGCAAAAAAACCAGCGGCCAAAGCGGCCCCAGCCAACAAATTAAGCCAAGAAGATTGTCCGCGCCACAAATTAATCACTAACATAACAACTGCCCCACTCAATGTTAGTACATCAGGTAAAACCTGGTGGCGCCAATCAAACACAGCTAAAACTACCACATAAAAAGTCAAAACTAAACTGGCTAACAAATAGCCAACTGATTGTCCTGTCACCATAAAACCAACAGCCAAAAATAATGTTGCCGTTATGATTTCTACTACAGGATATTGCCAACCAATCGGTTGTCCACAAAAAAAACATTTACCCTTAAGAACCAAAAAAGAAAAAACGGGAATATTATGATACCACCTAAGATTGCTATGGCAATGTAAACAACGGGATCGACCCAACAAAGTCTCACCTTTATAAAGACGGATAACTACCACGTTTATAAAACTGCCTATAGCTAAACCTATTAAAAATAACAGCATCATTAGCATACTAATATGATAGCAAATTAGCCCAATATTGTCGTTTTATTATTAAATAATCATTTAAGTTGATTAAGATACTCTCGCTGTTTAACAAACCGCCAATAATCTTTAGAAAATAGCTCATTATCCAAATAAATAGCTTCTTGTAAAAAAGCTTGGGCTGGCTGAGGCCTACCCAATTGCCACAAAGCTAAAGCTTGACCATAAAGTAAGTGGGCCAAATAGTCCTGTCCACTATAATAAAGCAACCTAGGTTGGGTCCAAATTTCCGGCGGCAATAACCAAACAGCTAAATCAGCTTGATTTGCCTGATCCAAAGAAGCAAAAATACGATAAGCATAGCTATCCTGCCGACCGATTAAAAAAATATCATTAGGTGGTAATCTGGTGCCATAAAGCGGCCGGTTGGTTAAATAAGCATAACGCCATAAATTTAACCAATAGTCTGTTTCATCCTTGGCCTCATTAGGCAACTGAAAAGGAAAAATTATCTGACCATCAACCACTGTAACATCCGGCCTCGTTCTTTTAACTAATTTTTGGTAAGCAATCGTAAACAATAAACTATCATTGGCATAATCTTCTCCCCAGATAAACAAAATTGCTTGCGGGGCTAGACCACTTAATAATTTTTCAGCGTAAACTTCCGGCCAATAATCAGCCTGGTAATTAAGTTGCCAAAAATTATTATACCAACTAACCACCGGTAAAGATAAAATAATAATTACAGCCAGCCACACCTGGAACTGTTTTTTAGACAAACTATTGTTTTTAACCAACCACTCCTCTAAAGCCTTAATGGCCACAGCCACTAAAATAGCTAAAGCTAAAATCGCGCCGCTCCAATAAACGCTATAAGTAAAAGCCACTCCTAAACCCCAACCATATTGTCTTAAAAAAACTGCTGGCAAAATTTGACTGACCACCACGGCTAATAAAAAAATAATAGTTTTACCGTAAGTTTTATAACCAACCACCAAACCTAAAAATAAAATCAATAAAATCGGCCAACCAAAACCAGTTAATAAATCCAAAATAAAACTGCCAATTAAACCCGCTTTAAAACCAGTTAAGGCCGACCAACCGATATCATTATAACCCAAACGTAAAACATGGTGCCAAAAACTAAACCAATTATCCGCTTGTCCCCAATTCAATAAAGGGTTTTGAGCTGCCCGCCAAGGCAAATAAAGATAGACTAATGAAGCCAAAAAAAAGACACCTAGTAATCTTAAACGTCCTGCCAAATCAATCATCGTCCAAAATTTATAATAATAAACCACCAAAATAGGCCAAAGCCAAATAATCAACAAATGATTCCCAGCAGCCAAACCAGCTAATAGAGAAGTTACATAAACTAAATAACTAGAACCACTTTGCTTAAAACGAGCCGCTAAATAAATAATCATGGCCAATAATAAAACATGCAAACTATAAACCTCAGCTACTATAGTTTGTGACCAAAAAGCCGGCCAACCAGCCAACAACCAAGTAGCTACCAAACTACCAATTGATCCAGCCCCCCACCAACGGGCTGCTTTATAAACAAAAGCCAAAGCCAAAACTGCACAACCAATAGAAAAAAGATTAACAGCCCAAGGTGTTAAACCAATTAAACTAGACCAACTTCTAGCTAGTAAAACATATAAAGGATAACCGGAAGGATGGGGTATACCCCAAGTTAAAACTGCTGTGGTTAATTCTGCTGAATCTTCCAACTGAACAGTTGGTGCAACTGCCTGCCAATAAAAAATTAAAGGCACTAACCAAGCCAGTATAAAATAAATATTGTCTAAATTTAATATTTTCTTAATCATGCTTCTATTTTATAAATAGACCATATAAAAGGGCAAAATAAAAACCCCTAGTCTCGAGCTATGGGTTTTTATTTTAACATTACTGAATTATTTCATACCAGTCGGTGAAGCTGTATGAGCACCAGAGGCTAAGCCACCAGTTACACCTTCCAAAGAGAAAGTAATCTGATAACTTTCCGTGCTGGCCGCACAAGTGGTTGGTGCCGCTGAAGTAGTACTACAATAAAGGTAAGAAGCTCCACCTGGGGTCGGATTAGATGGGATCTGACCCATATAAATATTGGTTGCACCTGTCGTGCTAGAAGCAAAACCTGTATTAATCAAAGAAAGCATACTACCTGAACCTAAAGCTGTGGCTGTACCTACCGAAGGATAACCGTTCTGATCGCCATAATAGAGCTCCAAAGCTGTTTGCATTTGTTTAATATCGGCCACTCTCTTAGCGTCACGTGACTTTTGACGAGCCACATTAAGACCAACCACTGCCAAGGTGGACAAAATACCGATAATGGCAATAACTACCAATAATTCAATTAAAGTAAAACCTTTTCTGTTTTGGTTTAACATTGTCTCACCCCCTTCCTTATTATTAACATATTATTTATTATAACACAGTTTAGACATTTAATCTATATTTAAAAACTACCGGCTAAATTATAAAGGGGTAATATTATAGCCGACACCATTACACCGACAGCCAAACCCAAAATAATCATTATTAACGGTTCAACCAAAGTTACTAAATTAGTCACTTGGTTTTCCACCTCTCGACCGTAAAAATCTGACAAACGACCTAAAATTTCTTCCAAACGTCCGGTTTTTTCACCTACCACCATCATTTGCGAAACCATAGCTGGTACAACATTAGATTGTAAGAATATGGTTGATACTGAATTTCCCTCTTCTACTTCTTTAATGGTAGCTTTAATCATGTCTTTAAAAACCTCATTACCCACGACATCGGCTACCACATTAAGACTGCGAGTTAGGGGCACTCCTCCTTGCAACAAAGTCCCTAAAGATCTGGTAAATCTAACCAAATAAATCTTTTTAAATAATTGGCCAACTACTGGTAAACGTAGCTGAAAACGATGCCAAATCATGCGCCCAGAACCAGTTTGCGTTAAAAATCGGAAAATAACCACTAAAATAGCAATGATTATTAAAAGTAACCACCAACGGTTTTGTAAAAAACTACTACTGCCGATAAGTAACCGAGTAGAAAAAGGTAAAGCCGTCTGTGATTCTTGTAAAATACTGGTTAATTTTGGTACTACAAATACCATCATAACAAAACCGACTATTACCAAACCAACTATTATAAAAGCCGGATAAGTCATGGCTCCTTTTATTTTACTCATCAAATCATAATTTTTTTCTGCTTCATCGGCTAAATAATTTAAAGTATCATCCAAGCGACCACTCGTTTCACCCGATTTAACCATATTAATGTAAAAATCACTAAAAGTATTAGGATATTTACCTAAAGCAGCCGACAATTTAGAACCACCTTCCACTTCATCAGCTACATCGGAAACCACAATACGTAAGGCCTCATTTTCCGTTTGTTTAACAAGAATATGTAAACTTTCCACCAAAGGTACGGTAGCAGCGGCCATAACTGCTAATTGGCGAGAAAAAATTACCAAATCTTTAGTTTTAATTTTATTAAAAAATTTAAAACCTATATCCAACCAATGATGGCTGGACTTTTCTTGCAAATAAAAAGGCGTAAAATGGCGATCGGCTAATATTTCCAAAGCATTGGTTTCATCAGCCGCTTCTACTGTACCGCTTATCAAATTACCTTTTAAATTTTTAGCTCTATATTCGTAAAGTGGCATAAATAATAATTATGAACGACGTAAAAATGAACTAAATAATTCTTTATCATGACTATAAGCCAAAGCTTCTTCTTCCATTATTTCACCCGTTTTAACCAATTCCGCCAAATTATAATCAAATGATACCATACCTTCATCGCGCGACACCTGCAAAATATTATTCAATTGGTATAATTTACCCTCTTTAATAATGGATCTAACTGCTGGACTACCAATCAACAATTCCGTAACCGCAATTCGACCACCCCCTACTCGAGCCACCAATTGCTGAGACAAAACTCCAAGCAAAACTTCACCCAATTGCTGACGCATCCCTACTTGTTCATCAGGCAAAAAAGAAGCTACTAAATGCTCTAAAGCTTTAATAGTAGAATCAGACTCGCTGACGATTACCACTAATTTACCAGCCGCTGCTAAAGTTATAGCTTTGGCGGCAATTTTAGCTTGAGGTACTTTTGACAAAAAAACTACATCGCAATCCTCCTGGGGTAAGGTATCAAGAGCTTCATCCCAACTTCTAACATCATTACCTAATTCACGTTGATCTATTACACTTTTATTACCCACGAATAAATATTCTATAGGATCCTCGATAGTTATAACATGCCGAGCTGTTTGGTTGTTTATTTCCTGAATTAAAGCAGCTTGAGTAGCCGACCGACCCGAAGCGTACGGTCCACTAATAATAATTAAACCGCTATCGGTTTTAATTATTTTTTCTAAAATTACCGGCAAACCTAATTCTTTTATATTTTTTATTTTTACCGGAATAAACCTAATGGTTAATTCCGGTAAATTCTTTTGATAAAATAAACTCAACCTAAGTCGAATACGATTAGCAAAAGTATAACCAAATGTTAACTGCCGTTCGTTGGTAAATTTAGTCCGTTGATCTTCTGTCAACAAAAAAGACACAATCACCTCCAAATAATCAGCGGTAACCACCGGCTGATCAGACAAAGTTTTTAATTCTCCATCTAATCTAATTATAGGAGAACTGGCCGCCCGTAAATATAAATCTGACGCCCCCTGACTAACTAAATTACTTATTAATTGTTGAAATAAAGCTACTTCTGAAGCAGACATAATAAATTGAATCCTAATTTCTAAATACTAAAATATTAAATTATCAATAATTCCTTAGACTAATTCTCAAACTTGCCTGTTACCCACTCCATCTCATTTTGCCAATTTCGATCAGGGCAACTCCAACCTGGACTGTTAAAATGCGAACCTTGGCTGGCTTCCAAATCCGTTATACCTAAAACATAAAAAGATTTTCCAGCTGGGCAACCTTCAATACCTACTGTCGGATTATCCGGCACATAACGATAATAACGATAACCATAACAAGTACCAGTCTTCAAAGGATCTTCCGGTGGATCTTCCAAAACATTAGGTAAACTGCCCTGCATAAAAGATAAAGTCTTATTACCCACATTCCAACCACCACAACCATTGCCATTAGTATCTGGATAGTGCCTATTTTTATCATAATATAGCTCCAAAGCAGCCTCTATCTTCTTCATATCAACTAAGCGTTGGACATCTATGGTCTGACGTCTAGTTTTATCAACCGCCACCATAGCCACAGTTGATAATAAAACTATAATTGATATAACAACCAATAATTCAATAAAAGTAAAGCCAGCTGAATAACTATTTTTTTTAAAAAAGAACTTTTTTGAAAACATAAACTACTTAAGCTTTATTTGCCGATTAACAACTGCCACCACCTCGGAAGGCAAAAAGTGAGCCTTAATTAAAAATTCAACTGCTCCTAACTCTTTGGCTTTTTTAACATCAGCTCGATTACTTAAATTAGTTAAAACAACAACTGGTATATCTTGATTAATCGGCTCTTCTTTTAAAGACTGTAAAACCTGCCAACCATCTTCTTTAATCAAATCTAAATCCAGCAATATTACAGTCGGTTTTTGTTGTTTTATTTTTTTTAAACCATTCAATCCGTCAACCACCGCCACCGACCAACCGTCTTGACTAAATTTGTTTTGATAAAGCCGGCTCAAAAAAATATCATCTTCTATTATAATTATCCAACGATCATTAACCATATTTAATCCTTGGTTACAGTTAAGACCTCTTCCAAAGTAGTTAACCCTTGTAAAACCTTAATCAAGCCATCTTGTTTTAAACTCAAAATACCCTGCTTTTTATATTCTTCCTTAATATCGTTAGGTGTAAAAGGTTTAACTATTAAATTTTGTAAACTAGTGGTACCAACCAAAGCTTCCGAAATAACTGTCCGCCCTTTATAACCTGTAAAATCACAACGATTACAACCCTTACCTTTTTTAAATACCCAAGGCTGGTTTAATTCTTTAATTTCAATATCCGACGGTAAATTAGTTAATCCTTTTTTCATTTCAATCAACATTTCTTCTGGTACTTTGATTTCTTCCTGACAATAAGTACAAATCTTTCTAACCAAACGCTGGGCAATAATTATATTAACAGTTGAACTAATTAAAAAGGGTTCCACATGCATATCTATTAAACGCGGAATAGCTCCTGAAGCATCATTGGTATGCAAGGTAGATAACACCACATGCCCAGTCAAAGAGGCATGAATAGCTAACTCAGCTGTCTCGGTGTCACGTATTTCACCAACTAATATGACATCTGGATCTTGACGTAAGATTGATCTTAAACCAGTGGAAAAAGTATATTCAACTTCCGGATTAATCTGTGACTGATTAACACCTTGTAAATAATATTCAATCGGATCTTCTAGGGTTATAATGTTAACATCTTCTTTATTTAAAATATTAAGAGCGGCGTAAAGTGTCGTTGATTTACCCGAACCAGTCGGCCCAGTTACTAGTAACATCCCCTTGCTTTTAGATAAACTCTCTTTTAACAAACCCATAGTCTTACCCCAAAAACCAAGCTCTTCCAAAGTCTTTACTCCAGTAGTGGTATCCAAAATACGCATAACCACCTTCTCACTGTTTAATAAAGGCATAGTAGAAACACGAAGATCAATCGGCCGATTAGCCACTTGTAATCTAATACGTCCATCCTGCGGTATTCTGGTTTCGTCTATTTTTAAATTAGCTAATACCTTAATACGCGACACAATAGCCGTATGAATAT from Patescibacteria group bacterium includes the following:
- a CDS encoding type II secretion system GspH family protein, producing the protein MTKNYQNQFGGFTIIDLLVSVSIFVVITGLTLSNFSRGRQKDDLRQGSLLVVSLLQQAQVYALAGQTINGFVPAGGYGLNFDLSNPGRLIFFADLDDNGLYSFGGDSLVDTGNYNLSTNVTITNLVVRQGETSQSSNLSNFIYRPPQAARYLDGLLNGGTLEITLRHSQTGETKLITVSTASGQVNTQ
- a CDS encoding prepilin peptidase gives rise to the protein MLMMLLFLIGLAIGSFINVVVIRLYKGETLLGRSRCLHCHSNLRWYHNIPVFSFLVLKGKCFFCGQPIGWQYPVVEIITATLFLAVGFMVTGQSVGYLLASLVLTFYVVVLAVFDWRHQVLPDVLTLSGAVVMLVINLWRGQSSWLNLLAGAALAAGFFALQYYISKGAWIGAGDIRLGIWLGFSLGLKAAAVALILAYWSGALIGLILLSQKKWHRKSRIPFGIFLALSTWVAWFWGNNLASWYFGYLGF
- a CDS encoding DUF2723 domain-containing protein; amino-acid sequence: MIKKILNLDNIYFILAWLVPLIFYWQAVAPTVQLEDSAELTTAVLTWGIPHPSGYPLYVLLARSWSSLIGLTPWAVNLFSIGCAVLALAFVYKAARWWGAGSIGSLVATWLLAGWPAFWSQTIVAEVYSLHVLLLAMIIYLAARFKQSGSSYLVYVTSLLAGLAAGNHLLIIWLWPILVVYYYKFWTMIDLAGRLRLLGVFFLASLVYLYLPWRAAQNPLLNWGQADNWFSFWHHVLRLGYNDIGWSALTGFKAGLIGSFILDLLTGFGWPILLILFLGLVVGYKTYGKTIIFLLAVVVSQILPAVFLRQYGWGLGVAFTYSVYWSGAILALAILVAVAIKALEEWLVKNNSLSKKQFQVWLAVIIILSLPVVSWYNNFWQLNYQADYWPEVYAEKLLSGLAPQAILFIWGEDYANDSLLFTIAYQKLVKRTRPDVTVVDGQIIFPFQLPNEAKDETDYWLNLWRYAYLTNRPLYGTRLPPNDIFLIGRQDSYAYRIFASLDQANQADLAVWLLPPEIWTQPRLLYYSGQDYLAHLLYGQALALWQLGRPQPAQAFLQEAIYLDNELFSKDYWRFVKQREYLNQLK
- a CDS encoding prepilin-type N-terminal cleavage/methylation domain-containing protein, giving the protein MLNQNRKGFTLIELLVVIAIIGILSTLAVVGLNVARQKSRDAKRVADIKQMQTALELYYGDQNGYPSVGTATALGSGSMLSLINTGFASSTTGATNIYMGQIPSNPTPGGASYLYCSTTSAAPTTCAASTESYQITFSLEGVTGGLASGAHTASPTGMK
- a CDS encoding type II secretion system F family protein, translating into MPLYEYRAKNLKGNLISGTVEAADETNALEILADRHFTPFYLQEKSSHHWLDIGFKFFNKIKTKDLVIFSRQLAVMAAATVPLVESLHILVKQTENEALRIVVSDVADEVEGGSKLSAALGKYPNTFSDFYINMVKSGETSGRLDDTLNYLADEAEKNYDLMSKIKGAMTYPAFIIVGLVIVGFVMMVFVVPKLTSILQESQTALPFSTRLLIGSSSFLQNRWWLLLIIIAILVVIFRFLTQTGSGRMIWHRFQLRLPVVGQLFKKIYLVRFTRSLGTLLQGGVPLTRSLNVVADVVGNEVFKDMIKATIKEVEEGNSVSTIFLQSNVVPAMVSQMMVVGEKTGRLEEILGRLSDFYGREVENQVTNLVTLVEPLIMIILGLAVGVMVSAIILPLYNLAGSF
- the tadA gene encoding Flp pilus assembly complex ATPase component TadA, which translates into the protein MSASEVALFQQLISNLVSQGASDLYLRAASSPIIRLDGELKTLSDQPVVTADYLEVIVSFLLTEDQRTKFTNERQLTFGYTFANRIRLRLSLFYQKNLPELTIRFIPVKIKNIKELGLPVILEKIIKTDSGLIIISGPYASGRSATQAALIQEINNQTARHVITIEDPIEYLFVGNKSVIDQRELGNDVRSWDEALDTLPQEDCDVVFLSKVPQAKIAAKAITLAAAGKLVVIVSESDSTIKALEHLVASFLPDEQVGMRQQLGEVLLGVLSQQLVARVGGGRIAVTELLIGSPAVRSIIKEGKLYQLNNILQVSRDEGMVSFDYNLAELVKTGEIMEEEALAYSHDKELFSSFLRRS
- a CDS encoding type II secretion system GspH family protein; the encoded protein is MFSKKFFFKKNSYSAGFTFIELLVVISIIVLLSTVAMVAVDKTRRQTIDVQRLVDMKKIEAALELYYDKNRHYPDTNGNGCGGWNVGNKTLSFMQGSLPNVLEDPPEDPLKTGTCYGYRYYRYVPDNPTVGIEGCPAGKSFYVLGITDLEASQGSHFNSPGWSCPDRNWQNEMEWVTGKFEN
- a CDS encoding response regulator produces the protein MVNDRWIIIIEDDIFLSRLYQNKFSQDGWSVAVVDGLNGLKKIKQQKPTVILLDLDLIKEDGWQVLQSLKEEPINQDIPVVVLTNLSNRADVKKAKELGAVEFLIKAHFLPSEVVAVVNRQIKLK
- the tadA gene encoding Flp pilus assembly complex ATPase component TadA translates to MAKKQVSLDLADILLANKKITPDQLKQLQAEAAESGLNWEEVLRSSNLVKLEDIMAAKAQLFGMPYKDLVGHVIPIDVIKLIPQEIAENYQIVVFEQTGQEVSVALVNPGNYKAVEAAEYIARENKWHLHYYLTSAEGFISAVRQYESLTSEVTEALNLAGDKFQDKSKEKKSANEDNQEGNFEEIVKSAPVAKMVAVILRHAVEGGASDIHIEPNEDETRVRYRIDGDLHTSIVLPRYIHTAIVSRIKVLANLKIDETRIPQDGRIRLQVANRPIDLRVSTMPLLNSEKVVMRILDTTTGVKTLEELGFWGKTMGLLKESLSKSKGMLLVTGPTGSGKSTTLYAALNILNKEDVNIITLEDPIEYYLQGVNQSQINPEVEYTFSTGLRSILRQDPDVILVGEIRDTETAELAIHASLTGHVVLSTLHTNDASGAIPRLIDMHVEPFLISSTVNIIIAQRLVRKICTYCQEEIKVPEEMLIEMKKGLTNLPSDIEIKELNQPWVFKKGKGCNRCDFTGYKGRTVISEALVGTTSLQNLIVKPFTPNDIKEEYKKQGILSLKQDGLIKVLQGLTTLEEVLTVTKD